From a region of the Rhipicephalus microplus isolate Deutch F79 chromosome X, USDA_Rmic, whole genome shotgun sequence genome:
- the LOC119182143 gene encoding uncharacterized protein LOC119182143: MTIESNGSNGKTILKLAAKTDNAVRLVRRVANRYQGLKEDNLIRLVNAFVLCHFSYVAAMHNWQRAECDKINVLLRKITKRALGIPIRTRTERLLQLGVHNTLEEIAEAQERAQLARLSSSQTGRHILRELGHSPAEVDEKMRQVPREIRDLITVAPIPRNVHPEHNRGRRRARAATLLKQIHSEEHGVSFVDAAAYRGSRAFSAVVVDSKQQITNCASVHTDDPTVAEQVAIALAILEGEREVIYSDSRSAIRTFERGVISKKALRVLQSGGRDGIKHHVLIWFPAHVGQVQGALPNLNESAHEAARALTDRAGSGQRLGNNGVAENRDAPVTYNEITKYFYLARRLYPLPHPNLNRPQALTLRLLQTDTYPNLRSLHAIYPDVFPNDACPECGDVSTLAHMLWECKAMHTNPNTTSVRWEAALRSSLLADQLWAVQQARGAADRLGLTVPTWESPAAR, translated from the coding sequence atgaccatcgagtccaatggttccaacggcaagactatactcaagctcgccgccaagacggataacgcggttcggctggttcggcgggtggccaaccgctaccaaggcctcaaggaagacaacctaatccgcttggtcaatgcctttgtgctctgccacttttcatatgtcgcggccatgcacaattggcagcgtgccgagtgtgacaagatcaacgtcttgctcagaaagattaccaagcgggccctcggtatcccgatcaggacgcgcaccgagcgcctgctccagctcggagtacacaatacgttggaggagattgccgaagcgcaggagcgggcccagctcgcgcgcctttcgagctcccagaccggcagacatatactccgagagctcggtcactctccggctgaagtggacgagaagatgagacaggtgccccgtgagattcgtgacctcatcaccgtggcaccgataccgaggaatgtccatcccgagcacaatcgtggtaggcgacgggctagagctgccactcttctcaagcagattcacagtgaggagcacggcgtcagctttgtcgacgcggccgcgtaccgtgggagccgcgccttctccgcagtcgtcgtcgactccaaacaacaaatcaccaactgcgcatcggttcacactgacgatccgacggttgccgagcaagtggccatcgccctggccatcctggaaggtgagagggaggtcatctatagtgactctaggtcagctattcgcactttcgagcgcggtgtaatctccaagaaagccctgcgcgtgctccaaagtggtggccgcgacggcatcaagcaccacgtactgatttggtttcctgcacatgttggacaggtccaaggcgctctCCCCAatctcaacgagtctgcccacgaggccgcgcgcgcacttaccgaccgcgcgggttccgggcaacgattggggaacaacggggttgcggaaaacagggacgcgcctgtcacgtacaacgaaataacaaaatatttttacctcgcgcggagactatatccactccctcatccaaatcttaataggccacaggcccttacgctcagactactgcagaccgacacgtaccctaacctgagatcccttcacgctatttatcctgacgtgttccccaatgacgcttgccccgaatgtggggatgtatccacgctggcgcacatgctctgggagtgcaaggcaatgcacactaaccccaacactacatcggtcaggtgggaggcggcccttcgcagctccctcctggccgaccaactttgggccgtccagcaggcccgcggagcggccgataggcttggcctaacggtcccgacgtgggagtcgcccgctgcgcgctga